A genomic stretch from Megachile rotundata isolate GNS110a chromosome 1, iyMegRotu1, whole genome shotgun sequence includes:
- the Mppe gene encoding metallophosphoesterase isoform X2, producing MLRRNRLKNRATVIGLIIVATVIYNEFLIYDIQRLKWSLRECSECVKILLVADPQILGEKNENYFGSWIAQWDSDKYLKKTFSRALAHSSPHVVAFLGDLMDEGHIASAETFKAYKTRLDSIFEMPDDIMKIYLPGDNDIGGEEDAVSTNIHNRFNFAYTQPDTLVYKTVTFFKVNRLTHTMPEAPKDAFLNDYAERNTTNVVLSHMPLLFMPGTFAQNVLKELSPQIIFTAHEHKAMHISLDTATDQLSEIWILPPYEMPLYQLRMDVGDIHEVQIPTCSYRMGTPHTGYGLAYIDADFPIEKCDSENYAISLK from the exons ATGTTACGACGAAATAG ATTGAAGAATAGAGCAACTGTGATTGGTCTCATAATAGTGGCAactgtaatttataatgaattcttAATCTATGACATACAAAGATTAAAATGGTCCTTGCGAGAATGTTCAGAGTGTGTCAAAATACTGCTTGTTGCAGACCCACAGATACTgggtgaaaaaaatgaaaattattttggttCTTGGATAGCGCAATGGGATAGTGACAA GTACTTGAAGAAAACATTCTCGAGAGCTTTGGCTCATTCCAGTCCTCATGTTGTTGCATTTTTGGGAGACCTCATGGATGAGGGTCATATTGCTAGTGCAGAAACTTTTAAAGCTTACAAAACAAGATTAGATTCTATCTTTGAAATGCCTGATGATATAATG AAAATTTATCTACCAGGTGACAATGATATTGGAGGTGAAGAAGATGCAGTTTCAACAAATATTCATAACAGATTTAATTTTGCATATACTCAACCAGACACATTAGTTTATAAAACAGTAACATTTTTCAAG GTAAACAGGTTAACTCATACAATGCCAGAAGCTCCAAAGGATGCCTTTCTTAATGATTATGCAGAAAGAAATACAACAAACGTAGTACTTAGCCATATGCCCCTGTTATTTATGCCTGGTACTTTTGCTCAGAAT GTATTGAAAGAATTGTCCccacaaattatttttactgctCATGAACATAAAGCAATGCATATCAGTTTAGACACAGCAACAGACCAATTAAGTGAAATCTGGATTTTACCTCCATACGAGATGCCATTATATCAGTTAAGAATGGATGTAGGTGATATACACGAAGTGCAAATACCTACTTGTTCATATAGAATGGGTACTCCACATACTGGTTATGGATTAGCTTACATTG ACGCAGATTTTCCGATTGAAAAATGCGATTCAGAAAATTACGCCATAAGTTTGAAATGA
- the LOC100882562 gene encoding DNA polymerase beta isoform X2 — MGKRKASAIAGNPNQDLCDFLMELANYERNVSKNIYKYNAYRKAAGTLGSLSERVKSGQEARKLPGIGEKIAKKIDEFLSTGKLQKLEDINKDESNVAINLLTRVSGIGPAKAKELVDNGIKTLNDLKKHQNKLNHHQKIGLKYFEDFEKKIPREEIEQIEKIMKDAVTKLSNEYILTICGSYRRGKNESGDIDVLLTHPTYTSKEKESKKKISLLKNVVECLEKKDLITDTISLGPTKFMELRESQKLLHAKKIYSAFWDYRTKNQRTETYKYLYYLCL; from the exons atgggAAAACGAAAGGCTAGCGCTATAGCAGGAAATCCGAATCAAGATTTATGTGATTTTTTAATGG AACTTGCAAATTATGAAAGGAACGTGAGTAAAAACATTTATAAGTATAATGCTTATCGCAAGGCAGCTGGAACTTTAGGCAGTTTATCAGAAAGAGTGAAAAGTGGACAAGAAGCAAGAAAGCTACCTGGAATTGGTGAAAagattgcaaaaaaaattgatgaatttcttAGTACTGGAAAACTGCAAAAGTTAGAAGAT atCAACAAAGATGAAAGTAATGttgcaattaatttattaactcgTGTATCTGGCATTGGACCTGCGAAAGCAAAAGAGTTAGTGGATAATGGTATTAAAACTTTAAATGATCTTAAAAAACATCAGAATAAATTGAATCATCATCAGAAAATTGGTCTCAA ATACTTTGAAGattttgagaaaaaaattcctaggGAGGAGAttgaacaaattgaaaaaattatgaaagatGCTGTTACAAAACTAAGTAATGAATATATTCTAACTATTTGTGGAAGTTACAGACGCGGTAAAAATGAGAGTGGAGATATTGATGTTTTATTAACACATCCAACATATACTTCTAAAGAAAAAGAATCAAAGAAAAAGATTTCGCTTCTAAAAAACGTTGTAGAATGCCTTGAAAAAAAGGATTTAATCACAGATACAATATCTCTTGGTCCAACCAAATTTATG gAACTCCGGGAAAGCCAGAAATTATTACATGCGAAGAAGATATATTCCGCATTTTGGGATTACCGTACAAAGAACCAAAGGACagaaacttataaatatttatattacttatgtctataa
- the LOC100882446 gene encoding heparan-alpha-glucosaminide N-acetyltransferase isoform X2: MISHTMNPCINTNVSLGVDEACLSILNLYYNPVTFYSIAWDAYWGIGVPKGPLPPQSNNSFVISTKYPLHIYYQTFENNRSYDHCHTTYSFKEHGNYQWNVTGDDRCPEVEVLREPSESYLPIFAAFMVYTLLAILWTTSKVMIRVIRGRLSPDNAPDDLDRLQETESTTHPVIRTTRASTRIRSVDTFRGIAILLMIFVNNGGGKYVFFNHSAWYGLTVADLVLPWFAWIMGLTITISKRAELRVTVSRVKIMLHCIRRSLVLILLGLMLNSIKNNSFSDLRFPGVLQLLGVSYFVCSMLETIFMKPHSQFGRFASFRDILDSWPQWLVMAVIMTTHTLITFLLPVPNCPKGYFGPGGQYEYRGEYMNCTAGAAGYIDRLIFGNHMYPKPKESIYGDILRYDPEGLMNTISAIFIVYLGVHAGKILLLYYQYNSRVIRWILWAVLTGIIAGNLCHFSTQGGVIPVSKRMMTLSFDLTCSSFAFLLYAILYSLIDCKQVWSGAPFIYAGTNPILLYVGHILTKDLLPWSWNISHPTHASLLAMNLWTTTLWALIAYVLYQKDIIITI; this comes from the exons ATGATAAGTCATACCATGAATCCTTGTATTAATACAAATGTTTCGCTTGGAGTAGACGAGGCATGTCttagtattttaaatttatattataatcctGTCACCTTCTACTCCATAGCATGGGATGCATATTGG GGTATTGGTGTACCAAAAGGTCCTTTACCACCTCAGAGTAATAATAGTTTTGTAATATCCACAAAGTATCCATTACATATATATTatcaaacatttgaaaataatagATCTTATGATCACTGTCA TACAACATATTCTTTCAAGGAACATGGTAATTATCAATGGAATGTGACAGGTGATGATCGCTGTCCTGAAGTTGAGGTTTTACGTGAACCATCTGAAAGTTATCTTC CAATTTTTGCAGCATTTATGGTATATACTTTATTAGCAATTTTATGGACAACATCAAAAGttatgataagggtaataagagGCAGATTATCACCTGACAATGCACCAGAT GATTTGGATAGACTTCAAGAAACAGAAAGCACAACACACCCAGTAATTAGAACTACAAGAGCTAGTACTAGAATACGATCAGTGGATACATTCAGAGG aATTGCTATACTGCTAATGATATTTGTCAACAATGGTGGTGGAAAATATGTTTTCTTTAATCATAGTGCATGGTATGGTCTTACCGTAGCAGATTTAGTACTTCCTTG GTTCGCATGGATTATGGGACTGACAATAACGATATCGAAGCGTGCAGAGCTCCGTGTAACAGTTTCACGTGTAAAAATAATGCTGCATTGCATTCGACGATCACTAGTATTGATACTTCTTGGATTGATGTtgaattcgataaaaaataattccttCAGCGATCTTCGTTTTCCTGGAGTTCTTCAATTACTAGGTGTATCATACTTCGTGTGCTCCATGCTGGAAACAATTTTCATGAAACCTCATTCACAA TTTGGTCGTTTTGCTTCGTTCCGCGATATATTGGACAGTTGGCCTCAATGGTTGGTTATGGCAGTAATTATGACTACACACACTTTAATTACCTTCCTTTTGCCTGTACCTAATTGTCCAAAAGGCTACTTCGGACCTGGAGGCCAATATGAATATCGAGGAGAGTATATGAATTGTACCGCTGGTGCAGCTGGTTATATTGACAGATTAATATTTGGAAATCACATGTACCCCAAGCCAAAAGAGTCTATATATGGAGATATTTTACGTTATGACCCAGAAG GACTAATGAACACTATATCAgcaatatttattgtttatttggGTGTTCATGCCGGTAAAATTCTGTTGCTGTATTATCAGTATAATTCTAGAGTGATTAGGTGGATACTATGGGCAGTATTAACG gGTATTATTGCTGGAAACTTATGCCACTTCTCGACGCAAGGTGGAGTAATTCCAGTTAGCAAAAGGATGATGACCTTATCTTTTGATTTGACTTGTTCGAGTTTTGCTTTCTTATTATACGCAATTTTGTATAGTCTTATTGATTGTAAACAAGTTTGGAGTGGAGCTCCATTTATTTACGCag GAACCAACCCGATCTTACTTTACGTGGgtcatattttaacaaaagattTGTTGCCGTGGTCATGGAATATAAGTCATCCTACACACGCATCTCTTCTCGCTATGAATTTATGGACAACGACGTTATGGGCACTAATTGCTTACGTTCTCTACCAGAAAGATATTATTATAACTATCTGA
- the Mppe gene encoding metallophosphoesterase isoform X3, whose product MLRRNRLKNRATVIGLIIVATVIYNEFLIYDIQRLKWSLRECSECVKILLVADPQILGEKNENYFGSWIAQWDSDKYLKKTFSRALAHSSPHVVAFLGDLMDEGHIASAETFKAYKTRLDSIFEMPDDIMKIYLPGDNDIGGEEDAVSTNIHNRFNFAYTQPDTLVYKTVTFFKVNRLTHTMPEAPKDAFLNDYAERNTTNVVLSHMPLLFMPGTFAQNVLKELSPQIIFTAHEHKAMHISLDTATDQLSEIWILPPYEMPLYQLRMDVGDIHEVQIPTCSYRMGTPHTGYGLAYIGI is encoded by the exons ATGTTACGACGAAATAG ATTGAAGAATAGAGCAACTGTGATTGGTCTCATAATAGTGGCAactgtaatttataatgaattcttAATCTATGACATACAAAGATTAAAATGGTCCTTGCGAGAATGTTCAGAGTGTGTCAAAATACTGCTTGTTGCAGACCCACAGATACTgggtgaaaaaaatgaaaattattttggttCTTGGATAGCGCAATGGGATAGTGACAA GTACTTGAAGAAAACATTCTCGAGAGCTTTGGCTCATTCCAGTCCTCATGTTGTTGCATTTTTGGGAGACCTCATGGATGAGGGTCATATTGCTAGTGCAGAAACTTTTAAAGCTTACAAAACAAGATTAGATTCTATCTTTGAAATGCCTGATGATATAATG AAAATTTATCTACCAGGTGACAATGATATTGGAGGTGAAGAAGATGCAGTTTCAACAAATATTCATAACAGATTTAATTTTGCATATACTCAACCAGACACATTAGTTTATAAAACAGTAACATTTTTCAAG GTAAACAGGTTAACTCATACAATGCCAGAAGCTCCAAAGGATGCCTTTCTTAATGATTATGCAGAAAGAAATACAACAAACGTAGTACTTAGCCATATGCCCCTGTTATTTATGCCTGGTACTTTTGCTCAGAAT GTATTGAAAGAATTGTCCccacaaattatttttactgctCATGAACATAAAGCAATGCATATCAGTTTAGACACAGCAACAGACCAATTAAGTGAAATCTGGATTTTACCTCCATACGAGATGCCATTATATCAGTTAAGAATGGATGTAGGTGATATACACGAAGTGCAAATACCTACTTGTTCATATAGAATGGGTACTCCACATACTGGTTATGGATTAGCTTACATTG GTATATAA
- the LOC100876771 gene encoding caspase-1 isoform X1, whose product MERGEEPSRTPSTSNVKNINKKSSDKENKKAETLKKHVPDSVVIHDAVYEEDAPSSPLAAIKSPVSKDNLYYNMSLKHRGICIVFNHETFSSGVGEKREGSNVDVASIKATFSQLGFKDVQVHNNLKFAEFDTVMDDLTNVDYTDYSCLCIFVLTHGNSNGMLYTNDLGYPSDYLWKRFTADNCKTLTGKPKLFFIQACRGSNVDAGIPLCSTQSNSGSSYKLPVQADFLIAYSTLDDHVSWRDPSNGSWYLQTLCNVINTHWTTTDLLKMLTITARKVATEYVSKHDDVNLNEMVQMPTFTSTLTRDLLFTPTDT is encoded by the exons ATGGAGCGTGGAGAGGAACCTTCGAGAACTCCATCGACCTCGAACGTGAAAAACATTAATAAG aagtcATCGGATAAAGAGAATAAAAAGGCTGAGACTTTGAAGAAACATGTACCTGACAGTGTGGTTATTCATGATGCTGTCTATGAGGAAGATGCTCCTAG TAGTCCACTGGCTGCCATAAAGTCTCCTGTCTCTAAGGATAACCTTTACTACAACATGAGCCTGAAGCATCGGGGAATCTGTATAGTATTTAATCACGAAACGTTCTCATCTGGTGTTGGTGAAAAACGCGAAGGAAGCAATGTCGACGTCGCATCGATAAAAGCGACCTTTTCCCAATTAGGCTTCAAAGATGTGCAAGTTCACAACAATTTGAAGTTCGCTGAGTTCGACACGGTGATGGACGATT TGACGAACGTAGATTATACGGATTACAGTTGTCTCTGTATCTTCGTGCTAACTCACGGTAATTCCAATGGTATGCTGTACACAAATGACCTCGGATATCCTTCGGACTACCTGTGGAAGAGATTCACCGCTGACAACTGTAAGACGCTAACCGGGAAGCCAAAGCTCTTCTTCATACAG GCTTGCAGAGGCTCGAATGTCGATGCCGGAATCCCTCTGTGCAGTACTCAGTCAAATAGCGGTTCGTCTTATAAACTTCCTGTCCAGGCGGACTTCCTGATCGCTTATAGTACACTTGACG ATCATGTTTCGTGGCGGGATCCATCGAACGGGTCATGGTACCTACAAACTCTGTGCAATGTAATCAACACACATTGGACGACGACTGATCTGCTGAAAATGTTGACGATAACAGCCCGAAAAGTTGCAACTGAGTACGTTTCGAAACACGACGATGTCAACCTGAACGAAATGGTGCAAATGCCAACTTTCACTTCGACGTTGACGAGAGATCTCTTATTTACTCCAACGGACACATAG
- the LOC100882446 gene encoding heparan-alpha-glucosaminide N-acetyltransferase isoform X1: MISHTMNPCINTNVSLGVDEACLSILNLYYNPVTFYSIAWDAYWGIGVPKGPLPPQSNNSFVISTKYPLHIYYQTFENNRSYDHCHTTYSFKEHGNYQWNVTGDDRCPEVEVLREPSESYLPIFAAFMVYTLLAILWTTSKVMIRVIRGRLSPDNAPDDLDRLQETESTTHPVIRTTRASTRIRSVDTFRGIAILLMIFVNNGGGKYVFFNHSAWYGLTVADLVLPWFAWIMGLTITISKRAELRVTVSRVKIMLHCIRRSLVLILLGLMLNSIKNNSFSDLRFPGVLQLLGVSYFVCSMLETIFMKPHSQDTLLQFGRFASFRDILDSWPQWLVMAVIMTTHTLITFLLPVPNCPKGYFGPGGQYEYRGEYMNCTAGAAGYIDRLIFGNHMYPKPKESIYGDILRYDPEGLMNTISAIFIVYLGVHAGKILLLYYQYNSRVIRWILWAVLTGIIAGNLCHFSTQGGVIPVSKRMMTLSFDLTCSSFAFLLYAILYSLIDCKQVWSGAPFIYAGTNPILLYVGHILTKDLLPWSWNISHPTHASLLAMNLWTTTLWALIAYVLYQKDIIITI; this comes from the exons ATGATAAGTCATACCATGAATCCTTGTATTAATACAAATGTTTCGCTTGGAGTAGACGAGGCATGTCttagtattttaaatttatattataatcctGTCACCTTCTACTCCATAGCATGGGATGCATATTGG GGTATTGGTGTACCAAAAGGTCCTTTACCACCTCAGAGTAATAATAGTTTTGTAATATCCACAAAGTATCCATTACATATATATTatcaaacatttgaaaataatagATCTTATGATCACTGTCA TACAACATATTCTTTCAAGGAACATGGTAATTATCAATGGAATGTGACAGGTGATGATCGCTGTCCTGAAGTTGAGGTTTTACGTGAACCATCTGAAAGTTATCTTC CAATTTTTGCAGCATTTATGGTATATACTTTATTAGCAATTTTATGGACAACATCAAAAGttatgataagggtaataagagGCAGATTATCACCTGACAATGCACCAGAT GATTTGGATAGACTTCAAGAAACAGAAAGCACAACACACCCAGTAATTAGAACTACAAGAGCTAGTACTAGAATACGATCAGTGGATACATTCAGAGG aATTGCTATACTGCTAATGATATTTGTCAACAATGGTGGTGGAAAATATGTTTTCTTTAATCATAGTGCATGGTATGGTCTTACCGTAGCAGATTTAGTACTTCCTTG GTTCGCATGGATTATGGGACTGACAATAACGATATCGAAGCGTGCAGAGCTCCGTGTAACAGTTTCACGTGTAAAAATAATGCTGCATTGCATTCGACGATCACTAGTATTGATACTTCTTGGATTGATGTtgaattcgataaaaaataattccttCAGCGATCTTCGTTTTCCTGGAGTTCTTCAATTACTAGGTGTATCATACTTCGTGTGCTCCATGCTGGAAACAATTTTCATGAAACCTCATTCACAA GATACCTTACTTCAGTTTGGTCGTTTTGCTTCGTTCCGCGATATATTGGACAGTTGGCCTCAATGGTTGGTTATGGCAGTAATTATGACTACACACACTTTAATTACCTTCCTTTTGCCTGTACCTAATTGTCCAAAAGGCTACTTCGGACCTGGAGGCCAATATGAATATCGAGGAGAGTATATGAATTGTACCGCTGGTGCAGCTGGTTATATTGACAGATTAATATTTGGAAATCACATGTACCCCAAGCCAAAAGAGTCTATATATGGAGATATTTTACGTTATGACCCAGAAG GACTAATGAACACTATATCAgcaatatttattgtttatttggGTGTTCATGCCGGTAAAATTCTGTTGCTGTATTATCAGTATAATTCTAGAGTGATTAGGTGGATACTATGGGCAGTATTAACG gGTATTATTGCTGGAAACTTATGCCACTTCTCGACGCAAGGTGGAGTAATTCCAGTTAGCAAAAGGATGATGACCTTATCTTTTGATTTGACTTGTTCGAGTTTTGCTTTCTTATTATACGCAATTTTGTATAGTCTTATTGATTGTAAACAAGTTTGGAGTGGAGCTCCATTTATTTACGCag GAACCAACCCGATCTTACTTTACGTGGgtcatattttaacaaaagattTGTTGCCGTGGTCATGGAATATAAGTCATCCTACACACGCATCTCTTCTCGCTATGAATTTATGGACAACGACGTTATGGGCACTAATTGCTTACGTTCTCTACCAGAAAGATATTATTATAACTATCTGA
- the LOC100882562 gene encoding DNA polymerase beta isoform X1 — MGKRKASAIAGNPNQDLCDFLMELANYERNVSKNIYKYNAYRKAAGTLGSLSERVKSGQEARKLPGIGEKIAKKIDEFLSTGKLQKLEDINKDESNVAINLLTRVSGIGPAKAKELVDNGIKTLNDLKKHQNKLNHHQKIGLKYFEDFEKKIPREEIEQIEKIMKDAVTKLSNEYILTICGSYRRGKNESGDIDVLLTHPTYTSKEKESKKKISLLKNVVECLEKKDLITDTISLGPTKFMGVCHVPHNDNKPQRRLDIRLAPYDQYYCAVLYFTGSDLFNKNMRAHALEKNYTLNEYTLKRLTPEGTPGKPEIITCEEDIFRILGLPYKEPKDRNL, encoded by the exons atgggAAAACGAAAGGCTAGCGCTATAGCAGGAAATCCGAATCAAGATTTATGTGATTTTTTAATGG AACTTGCAAATTATGAAAGGAACGTGAGTAAAAACATTTATAAGTATAATGCTTATCGCAAGGCAGCTGGAACTTTAGGCAGTTTATCAGAAAGAGTGAAAAGTGGACAAGAAGCAAGAAAGCTACCTGGAATTGGTGAAAagattgcaaaaaaaattgatgaatttcttAGTACTGGAAAACTGCAAAAGTTAGAAGAT atCAACAAAGATGAAAGTAATGttgcaattaatttattaactcgTGTATCTGGCATTGGACCTGCGAAAGCAAAAGAGTTAGTGGATAATGGTATTAAAACTTTAAATGATCTTAAAAAACATCAGAATAAATTGAATCATCATCAGAAAATTGGTCTCAA ATACTTTGAAGattttgagaaaaaaattcctaggGAGGAGAttgaacaaattgaaaaaattatgaaagatGCTGTTACAAAACTAAGTAATGAATATATTCTAACTATTTGTGGAAGTTACAGACGCGGTAAAAATGAGAGTGGAGATATTGATGTTTTATTAACACATCCAACATATACTTCTAAAGAAAAAGAATCAAAGAAAAAGATTTCGCTTCTAAAAAACGTTGTAGAATGCCTTGAAAAAAAGGATTTAATCACAGATACAATATCTCTTGGTCCAACCAAATTTATG gGTGTTTGTCACGTTCCACACAATGATAATAAACCACAGAGACGGCTTGATATTAGGCTGGCACCTTATGATCAATATTATTGTGCTGTACTGTATTTCACTGGAAGTGatcttttcaataaaaatatgagAGCACATGCTTTAGAAAAGAATTACACCTTAAACGAGTATACATTAAAACGGCTTACACCCGAag gAACTCCGGGAAAGCCAGAAATTATTACATGCGAAGAAGATATATTCCGCATTTTGGGATTACCGTACAAAGAACCAAAGGACagaaacttataa
- the Mppe gene encoding metallophosphoesterase isoform X1: protein MLRRNRLKNRATVIGLIIVATVIYNEFLIYDIQRLKWSLRECSECVKILLVADPQILGEKNENYFGSWIAQWDSDKYLKKTFSRALAHSSPHVVAFLGDLMDEGHIASAETFKAYKTRLDSIFEMPDDIMKIYLPGDNDIGGEEDAVSTNIHNRFNFAYTQPDTLVYKTVTFFKVNRLTHTMPEAPKDAFLNDYAERNTTNVVLSHMPLLFMPGTFAQNVLKELSPQIIFTAHEHKAMHISLDTATDQLSEIWILPPYEMPLYQLRMDVGDIHEVQIPTCSYRMGTPHTGYGLAYIDTQEKIVEFTILWLPGRFPQLRIYMFVGIFILAFSICTQYLYLYF, encoded by the exons ATGTTACGACGAAATAG ATTGAAGAATAGAGCAACTGTGATTGGTCTCATAATAGTGGCAactgtaatttataatgaattcttAATCTATGACATACAAAGATTAAAATGGTCCTTGCGAGAATGTTCAGAGTGTGTCAAAATACTGCTTGTTGCAGACCCACAGATACTgggtgaaaaaaatgaaaattattttggttCTTGGATAGCGCAATGGGATAGTGACAA GTACTTGAAGAAAACATTCTCGAGAGCTTTGGCTCATTCCAGTCCTCATGTTGTTGCATTTTTGGGAGACCTCATGGATGAGGGTCATATTGCTAGTGCAGAAACTTTTAAAGCTTACAAAACAAGATTAGATTCTATCTTTGAAATGCCTGATGATATAATG AAAATTTATCTACCAGGTGACAATGATATTGGAGGTGAAGAAGATGCAGTTTCAACAAATATTCATAACAGATTTAATTTTGCATATACTCAACCAGACACATTAGTTTATAAAACAGTAACATTTTTCAAG GTAAACAGGTTAACTCATACAATGCCAGAAGCTCCAAAGGATGCCTTTCTTAATGATTATGCAGAAAGAAATACAACAAACGTAGTACTTAGCCATATGCCCCTGTTATTTATGCCTGGTACTTTTGCTCAGAAT GTATTGAAAGAATTGTCCccacaaattatttttactgctCATGAACATAAAGCAATGCATATCAGTTTAGACACAGCAACAGACCAATTAAGTGAAATCTGGATTTTACCTCCATACGAGATGCCATTATATCAGTTAAGAATGGATGTAGGTGATATACACGAAGTGCAAATACCTACTTGTTCATATAGAATGGGTACTCCACATACTGGTTATGGATTAGCTTACATTG ATACTCAAGAGAAAATAGTAGAATTTACGATTTTATGGCTACCAGGAAGATTTCCGCAATTACGGATTTATATGTTCGttggaatatttattttagcCTTTAGTATTTGTACTCAgtacttatatttatatttttag
- the LOC100876771 gene encoding caspase-1 isoform X2 yields the protein MERGEEPSRTPSTSNVKNINKSSDKENKKAETLKKHVPDSVVIHDAVYEEDAPSSPLAAIKSPVSKDNLYYNMSLKHRGICIVFNHETFSSGVGEKREGSNVDVASIKATFSQLGFKDVQVHNNLKFAEFDTVMDDLTNVDYTDYSCLCIFVLTHGNSNGMLYTNDLGYPSDYLWKRFTADNCKTLTGKPKLFFIQACRGSNVDAGIPLCSTQSNSGSSYKLPVQADFLIAYSTLDDHVSWRDPSNGSWYLQTLCNVINTHWTTTDLLKMLTITARKVATEYVSKHDDVNLNEMVQMPTFTSTLTRDLLFTPTDT from the exons ATGGAGCGTGGAGAGGAACCTTCGAGAACTCCATCGACCTCGAACGTGAAAAACATTAATAAG tcATCGGATAAAGAGAATAAAAAGGCTGAGACTTTGAAGAAACATGTACCTGACAGTGTGGTTATTCATGATGCTGTCTATGAGGAAGATGCTCCTAG TAGTCCACTGGCTGCCATAAAGTCTCCTGTCTCTAAGGATAACCTTTACTACAACATGAGCCTGAAGCATCGGGGAATCTGTATAGTATTTAATCACGAAACGTTCTCATCTGGTGTTGGTGAAAAACGCGAAGGAAGCAATGTCGACGTCGCATCGATAAAAGCGACCTTTTCCCAATTAGGCTTCAAAGATGTGCAAGTTCACAACAATTTGAAGTTCGCTGAGTTCGACACGGTGATGGACGATT TGACGAACGTAGATTATACGGATTACAGTTGTCTCTGTATCTTCGTGCTAACTCACGGTAATTCCAATGGTATGCTGTACACAAATGACCTCGGATATCCTTCGGACTACCTGTGGAAGAGATTCACCGCTGACAACTGTAAGACGCTAACCGGGAAGCCAAAGCTCTTCTTCATACAG GCTTGCAGAGGCTCGAATGTCGATGCCGGAATCCCTCTGTGCAGTACTCAGTCAAATAGCGGTTCGTCTTATAAACTTCCTGTCCAGGCGGACTTCCTGATCGCTTATAGTACACTTGACG ATCATGTTTCGTGGCGGGATCCATCGAACGGGTCATGGTACCTACAAACTCTGTGCAATGTAATCAACACACATTGGACGACGACTGATCTGCTGAAAATGTTGACGATAACAGCCCGAAAAGTTGCAACTGAGTACGTTTCGAAACACGACGATGTCAACCTGAACGAAATGGTGCAAATGCCAACTTTCACTTCGACGTTGACGAGAGATCTCTTATTTACTCCAACGGACACATAG